The Athalia rosae chromosome 4, iyAthRosa1.1, whole genome shotgun sequence DNA segment GTGATTTCATAGATTTGTCGAAGCTCGGTACACCTAACTCAATATACCGGCGACGTCGAGTTTTGGTAAAGTTGGAACCACTTTTCGGAGATCGTCAATGGCGCACGCGTAAGAAATTCCCTTTCGAATGCTTGCGGGCTGCCAGGAGAGCCATGGAATTTTTCCGCTGACGTCTTCGCAGATGAACCGATCGTCAGTAAGCTCGGTAACGTAAACGTCGTTCACTCCCACGAACGCGGTCCCCTTTCGACTGATGGGGTCGTAGACGATCTTCCAGAAGAACTTCGGAATCGGCAGGGCCCTTTCTTTTCCGGTGGCGTAAAAGTATAGCTCTCTCCTGATACTCTTCTCATCGGGTAGAGTCGCGATACCGTGAACGCCCGTGAAAATCTCGAGATCAAGCTGCGAACTGCTCGCGTATTTCCTCACGTCCGATTCCAGGAACATCCAATTACCTGCGTTGAATGTTTGCCACTGTGGAGCCGCGTTGATGTACCAAAAAGTCGAACGTTGCGCCGAACCGTAAACGAAATCCGCCTTCGGAGCCAGATGACCCCTAGCAAAGTAGTAGTTCGTCGTACTGCTGATGTAAGTTTGACCGAGGTCTTCAGATTTCAAAATTAAAGACATGGTGGATTTCTGGACCGGCCTGTAGTATAGATCACCGATGGCGTAAGGTCCCCAAAAGTCACTCTGCGACCACGAAGGACGCGGATAGCCCGATTGGAAGCCGCCGATAGATTTGGGCAAGTTCACCTTGACGTAGTAAGTGACGAAGGTATTCTGATCTCTGCATACGTCCATGGTCCCGAGGAAATCCTTGCCAAGGTCGAAACCGATCTCTAACTGGGTGTAAGAATTCAGACAAGTTTTCCCGGTTTTTCGTACCACACTGGGGACCGTCTTTTTACACACCAAGTCAGCGAACTCGTATTCGACGGAGTTCACGAGGAAGGTTTTGTCGCTTACGCAGTAAGCCGCGATATcctgaattttattatcgccGACATCCATCAGGTAGTTACCGTTTCCGCTGCATACCAAACGGAATTCTTCGTTGGCGGCGAACTTTAGAGTACCAGTGGTGTCCACGGGCCAACGATAGCCAACTCCCAAGTTTTTCGCGACGAGCACCAGTGGCTGTGGCTCGTTCAAGTCTTCGTTTATGGAAACGGAGCATCCCGACGAGGCTGAAAGCggaatgataaattttcggGTGGCATGATTCGCTCCGACGTGGATGAAGAATAAGTCGATCTAACTTACCGGATCGAGTCGGCAAGGCATGTGCACTGGACGCAATTGCAAGTGCAACAAAGACGATTAATCGGAAGGTCATCGTTGGCGTTCGATAGAAGGTGATAGAAAGCTGCCGCAATGGCAGACTCTGAGCGAAGGTGTTCTCCCGCAACGAGTATCTCAGCCATTTTATACCTTTCGATGATTAGTGAGATAACGCGATACGTCAATCACGGTTTCGTAATCTATATCGGCAAATCATAAACTAGGCAGATGATTTATGAATGCCCGAGCATAATTATACCAATAATATCATGCTTCGCACGTGAGCTGTCGCCATCATATTATCCTTCTCGCAACGTTTGAAAGTCATCGTAAAAATTACATACCGTTCGTCCGAATTTCCGATGATCCAAAAAGGGCCGTCGAATCTACACCGCCGATCCGATCAATTTGTTTTGACCGTATTCGAGTTGATAAGCTGATTCTCGCCCGTCATCTATGCCCAGAATATTTCCTTCCCACTCTTCGTTCCGGCATACGTATAATTCGCGAATTGTCTTTTCTCAGCGTGCATGAGCTGAGAGATGAAAGTTACTATCCATCCTGATTTTGTACAATCAATTCGGTAGATTTAAATCACGGCGGATAACAAAAATCGATTAACAGCAATCAATATGTGAGAATTGAATCTTCTCGTCAGCACGTGTCGCAAACCGGATCCGACAATGATAAAATTCTCAATTAACAAGCTGCGATGATTTGCACTACCGAGACCTTCGAATACGTGAGATATTCCATTCTCACCTATCGCATTCATCGGACAATTGGAAACtaattgtatatattttgtagAATCATCTGATTTTTATTCCTAATCAATTCAGCATTGACGACATTCCAATTGTTcatatatcgtataatatactCCAATTATAGTGCCGCACGCTCGTGCGAAACAAAAGGGACAAAATGCAGTTCTATTCGATGCGGGGTTGATTGATCGTTAATTATTTGGAGCGTTCATCTTGACTCGTTTTGCATAACAATACTCGTCGTCCCCTGGtgagaaattaatcgagttttCGCAGACCGCAATTTTTCCCTACTCTTTGCGAATAATCTTGGTAATATCTTAATCCTGAGCATAAATAACACACGTGTGCCTCTACGATACAATGCCAGCTTTACACGTGCTGCTGATTTTCAAAAAGCCTGTGGAACGTGAATCGATATTTGCAGTCACGTAGGACTGGATGATAACTTTTGTAGATTCTTGTCTCGATTGGTCGCTTTTACGTACACTCCCAAAAAtataaacgaaaatatttgatGACGCTTTGACAATGTAGATTACCGTAAAATTTATTGGCCGCTCGTAGTATCGCTCCAATAAAAGTGAGCCGACGGTATGATTCTCATGCGTAGATTTCATGCTAACGTCGCATGGCTCAATTCGCTcactatttttaatttcaatatgTATTGTTCGAATCTCGAGTCATTGTGAGAGATTATCGGGCGAGATTAACACCGCGGAATTTTATGGCGAGAAAAATTCCTGTGCTTAATTTCAATGAATGCAGTTTGATCTGGGAATGAGAGGCGTGTCATATCCATGAATCTTAGGACTAGCGACTTTTG contains these protein-coding regions:
- the LOC105687437 gene encoding uncharacterized protein LOC105687437; this encodes MTFRLIVFVALAIASSAHALPTRSASSGCSVSINEDLNEPQPLVLVAKNLGVGYRWPVDTTGTLKFAANEEFRLVCSGNGNYLMDVGDNKIQDIAAYCVSDKTFLVNSVEYEFADLVCKKTVPSVVRKTGKTCLNSYTQLEIGFDLGKDFLGTMDVCRDQNTFVTYYVKVNLPKSIGGFQSGYPRPSWSQSDFWGPYAIGDLYYRPVQKSTMSLILKSEDLGQTYISSTTNYYFARGHLAPKADFVYGSAQRSTFWYINAAPQWQTFNAGNWMFLESDVRKYASSSQLDLEIFTGVHGIATLPDEKSIRRELYFYATGKERALPIPKFFWKIVYDPISRKGTAFVGVNDVYVTELTDDRFICEDVSGKIPWLSWQPASIRKGISYACAIDDLRKVVPTLPKLDVAGILS